The Gilliamella apicola genome window below encodes:
- a CDS encoding type VI secretion system Vgr family protein: MDRINSLINGIGSLANSSQLNQYSLSIDQLNDLTMLSIYSIDGHESLNEPWYYKITFTSTNKQIDINSILNQPASLTFHAPDPLKQLIQLSSLTAPAQNRTIYGVITEFSLISVSKDEARYQVILNSRLALLANEHRCAIYQNKSVIDVVEDVLRCHGFTGIEYRLDLKNSYPAREFITQWQESDLAFIQRILADIGIWFRFETHSQHPCDVMVISDYEQGFDNKGHLPFKPLSGMNDVQQNSIWNLQFRSKTKQQQVSVNDYNYRTAESNLKSNVNTQIKDTTTYGNDYRYGEHYKQKGSLTSVESGHWYAQIRHEYYISDKIIIRGECNDYQLMPGQIITVDESPINHIQKGIIILSTQCYADRSTSYKTHFTAIPFEELKPYRPAPIAWPKVSGTLPARVTSPDNDIYGYIDTQGRYRVKFDFDLTEWKKGEESLWVRLAKPYAGDTYGFHFPLIDGTEVAIGFTSGNPDRPYIAHAMHDSSNPDHVSTSNKHRNVIRTPANNKLRMDDKREQEHIKLATEYGKTQLNLGHLVNNKKQQRGEGFELRTDEFGAIRASKGVYLTTISQEKATGEQLDMKGTIKQIEKSLDISQALIGCGKVSGAELAEITEQQALFDASNQLQESTVVIHGEQGITQISPRSIQHAANENIIATAGNNASINIFKKLSMAAGEMISIFAHKLGIKLIAASGRVQIQAQSDEMELTAQKNMFITSCAGKITINAQNELLLLSGGGGIRIKNGTIEMIAPTSILQKTAVLSYSGPESIKEAVPSFEKGSLARKFKLHFNDSPSQVLKNQPYRIHFNDGSTQDGITDENGETEIIPMTELEQIKIEILKKE; the protein is encoded by the coding sequence ATGGATAGGATAAATTCCTTAATAAATGGAATTGGTTCATTAGCAAATAGTAGCCAACTTAATCAATATAGCCTGTCAATTGATCAACTTAATGATCTCACAATGCTCTCAATCTATTCTATTGATGGGCATGAGTCATTGAATGAACCTTGGTATTACAAAATAACATTTACCAGCACCAATAAACAAATTGATATTAATTCGATATTAAATCAGCCTGCTTCCCTTACCTTTCATGCACCAGATCCTTTAAAACAACTTATTCAACTCAGTTCGCTAACCGCTCCAGCACAAAATAGGACAATATATGGTGTTATTACTGAATTTAGCTTGATATCAGTAAGTAAAGATGAAGCTCGTTATCAAGTTATATTAAATTCACGCTTAGCACTACTAGCCAATGAACATCGGTGTGCTATCTATCAAAATAAAAGCGTGATTGATGTTGTTGAAGATGTTTTACGTTGCCATGGATTTACGGGTATTGAATACCGCTTGGATCTAAAAAATTCTTATCCTGCTCGTGAATTTATTACTCAATGGCAAGAAAGTGACCTTGCTTTTATTCAGCGTATTCTAGCCGATATTGGAATATGGTTTCGTTTTGAAACACATTCACAGCATCCTTGTGATGTCATGGTTATCAGTGATTATGAACAAGGATTTGATAATAAAGGACACCTACCCTTTAAACCACTTAGTGGTATGAATGATGTTCAACAAAACAGCATTTGGAATTTACAATTTAGAAGTAAAACCAAACAACAACAAGTATCGGTTAATGATTATAATTATCGCACCGCCGAAAGTAATCTAAAATCTAACGTTAATACCCAAATTAAGGACACCACTACTTATGGCAATGATTACCGCTATGGTGAACACTATAAGCAAAAAGGTAGTTTAACCTCTGTAGAAAGTGGACATTGGTATGCGCAAATTCGTCATGAATATTACATCAGTGATAAAATCATTATCCGTGGTGAGTGTAATGATTATCAATTAATGCCAGGACAAATAATTACCGTTGATGAAAGTCCAATTAACCATATTCAAAAAGGAATTATAATCCTATCAACGCAATGTTATGCAGACCGAAGCACATCTTACAAAACCCATTTTACAGCTATTCCATTCGAAGAATTAAAACCTTATCGCCCTGCTCCAATTGCTTGGCCAAAGGTGAGTGGCACCTTACCAGCCAGAGTCACCAGCCCAGATAATGATATCTACGGTTACATTGATACTCAAGGTCGTTATCGTGTTAAATTCGATTTTGATTTAACCGAATGGAAGAAAGGTGAAGAAAGCTTATGGGTTAGACTCGCTAAACCTTATGCGGGTGATACTTATGGGTTCCACTTCCCGCTTATAGACGGCACAGAAGTGGCGATCGGTTTTACTTCGGGCAATCCAGATAGACCGTATATTGCTCATGCAATGCATGACAGTAGCAATCCTGATCACGTTTCGACCAGTAACAAACACCGTAATGTGATTCGAACACCTGCCAATAATAAGCTACGCATGGATGATAAGCGTGAGCAAGAACACATCAAATTAGCCACCGAATACGGTAAAACTCAGCTTAACCTTGGGCATTTAGTAAATAATAAAAAGCAACAGCGTGGCGAAGGGTTTGAACTTAGGACCGATGAGTTTGGAGCAATAAGAGCCAGTAAAGGTGTTTATCTTACGACCATAAGCCAAGAAAAAGCGACTGGTGAACAGCTTGATATGAAAGGTACTATTAAACAGATTGAAAAGTCTCTTGATATATCTCAAGCGTTGATCGGTTGCGGCAAAGTGAGTGGCGCTGAACTAGCCGAAATAACCGAACAGCAAGCATTATTCGATGCCAGTAATCAATTACAGGAATCAACCGTTGTTATTCATGGTGAACAAGGGATCACACAAATTTCGCCCAGAAGCATTCAACATGCTGCCAATGAAAATATTATTGCTACCGCAGGTAACAATGCAAGCATCAATATTTTTAAAAAGCTCTCTATGGCAGCAGGTGAAATGATATCTATTTTTGCCCATAAGTTAGGAATAAAACTTATTGCTGCTTCAGGACGAGTTCAAATTCAAGCCCAATCCGATGAAATGGAATTAACGGCCCAAAAAAATATGTTTATCACTAGCTGTGCAGGTAAAATTACCATTAATGCCCAAAATGAACTGCTACTGCTTAGTGGTGGTGGCGGAATTCGTATTAAAAATGGCACTATCGAAATGATAGCACCAACCAGCATATTACAAAAAACAGCAGTATTATCTTACAGTGGTCCTGAAAGTATAAAAGAAGCGGTACCTTCATTTGAAAAAGGCAGTCTTGCACGTAAATTCAAATTGCACTTTAATGATTCACCCTCACAGGTGCTAAAAAATCAACCATATCGTATCCACTTCAATGACGGAAGTACACAAGATGGTATAACCGATGAGAATGGAGAAACAGAAATCATTCCAATGACAGAATTAGAACAAATAAAAATAGAAATATTAAAAAAGGAATAA
- a CDS encoding amidohydrolase family protein produces MTDNKKMLSTSRDQSLKAYLMNKIKQNGGWVNSHMHADRAFTITVDSFDVYQKQTLIEKWDTLDKVKASMSEDDYYRHFSMAVERMIEQGVTAMGSFVDIDPIAEERAIRGALRARETYKDDIIIKLVNQTLKGVIDKEARYWFDKGADLVDIIGGLPRRDERDHGKGMGLKHLDVLMQTGKSLGKMVHVHVDQFNSSDEIETEQLTDKTLEHGMHGRVVAIHSISITAHSLEYRQKLYQKMKEAKMMVIACPFAWIDSPRREEQGPTRNSLTPVDELASAGIPVAIGTDNISDYMLPFSTGNMWEELKLLVTGCRYTDLDNVVNVATKNGRMVLGLEK; encoded by the coding sequence ATGACCGATAATAAAAAAATGTTATCCACCAGTCGAGATCAAAGTTTAAAAGCATATTTGATGAATAAAATAAAGCAAAATGGCGGTTGGGTTAACTCACATATGCATGCCGATCGTGCTTTTACCATAACGGTAGATAGTTTTGATGTGTACCAAAAACAGACCTTAATTGAAAAATGGGATACTTTAGATAAAGTTAAGGCATCAATGAGTGAAGATGATTACTATCGCCACTTTAGTATGGCGGTGGAGCGTATGATTGAACAAGGCGTGACGGCAATGGGTTCATTTGTGGATATCGACCCAATTGCTGAAGAACGCGCTATTAGAGGCGCACTTCGAGCTCGTGAAACATACAAAGATGACATTATCATTAAATTAGTCAATCAAACACTTAAAGGTGTCATCGATAAAGAAGCTCGCTATTGGTTTGATAAAGGTGCTGATTTAGTTGATATTATCGGTGGATTACCTCGCCGTGATGAACGTGATCATGGCAAAGGAATGGGATTAAAACATCTTGATGTGTTAATGCAAACGGGTAAATCATTGGGTAAAATGGTGCATGTTCACGTTGACCAATTTAACTCATCAGACGAAATTGAAACCGAACAACTTACCGATAAAACTTTAGAGCATGGTATGCATGGTCGTGTCGTTGCTATTCACAGTATTTCAATCACAGCGCACAGCTTGGAATATCGTCAAAAACTTTATCAAAAAATGAAAGAAGCAAAAATGATGGTCATTGCTTGCCCATTTGCTTGGATTGATAGCCCACGCCGTGAAGAACAAGGCCCTACTCGTAACTCACTCACACCCGTTGACGAACTTGCCTCAGCAGGGATCCCTGTTGCCATTGGTACCGATAATATTAGTGATTATATGCTGCCATTTTCAACCGGCAATATGTGGGAAGAACTAAAACTACTTGTTACTGGCTGCCGTTATACCGATTTGGATAATGTGGTAAATGTTGCAACCAAAAATGGACGAATGGTATTAGGACTGGAAAAATAA
- a CDS encoding putative quinol monooxygenase gives MNHLNIIATITVKPEYYAAFQPILKKLVEESRKEAGCIHYELNQSISNPNVYVVIETWASQAAIDSHNATPHFVEFATFAKDHVDGLDICIAKPVNF, from the coding sequence ATGAACCATTTAAATATTATTGCCACAATTACAGTTAAACCAGAGTACTATGCAGCATTTCAACCTATTTTAAAAAAACTTGTCGAAGAGAGTCGAAAAGAAGCAGGTTGCATCCATTATGAACTTAATCAGAGTATTAGTAACCCTAATGTTTATGTAGTGATTGAAACTTGGGCTTCTCAAGCAGCCATAGACAGTCATAACGCAACGCCACATTTTGTTGAATTTGCTACCTTTGCCAAAGATCACGTAGACGGTTTAGATATTTGTATAGCAAAACCTGTTAATTTCTAA
- the argS gene encoding arginine--tRNA ligase, with protein MNIQQLLTQRVSQAMILAGADNNCDALIKQSAKVQFGDYQANGIMATAKKLGMPPRALAEKVLQHLDIDDIADKVEIAGPGFINIFLKNSWIAEQNEIALNSDKLNITLPAKPQTIVVDYSAPNVAKEMHVGHLRSTIIGDASVRVLSFLGHNVIRANHVGDWGTQFGMLIAYLEKMQNEHANDMELSDLESFYRAAKKHYDEDEAFAEKARNYVVKLQGGDEYCRDMWRKLVDITMTQNIATYKRLNVTLTVEDTMGESIYNSMLPGIVADLKQKKLAVESEGAIVVFLDEYKNKEGEPMGVIIQKRDGGYLYATTDIACAKYRYETLHADRILYYTDSRQHQHLEQVWTIVHKAKYVPESLKLEHHMFGMMLGKDGKPFKTRSGDTVKLNDLLDEACERASSLIRSKNPELSEAELSQIVDAVAIGAVKYADLSKNRTTDYVFDWDNMLSFEGNTAPYLQYAYTRVLSVFRKSDISEDSLTGDISLGSDKERALATRLIQFDEAITTVANEGTPHVLCAYLYEIATLFSSFYENCPILTAENENLKQSRLKLASLTAKTLKVGLDMLGIKTVDKM; from the coding sequence GTGAATATTCAACAATTATTAACGCAACGCGTTTCGCAAGCAATGATTCTAGCTGGCGCCGATAACAACTGTGATGCTTTGATTAAGCAGTCGGCTAAAGTTCAATTTGGTGATTATCAAGCTAATGGTATTATGGCAACCGCCAAAAAACTGGGTATGCCACCAAGAGCATTGGCAGAAAAAGTTTTACAACATTTAGATATTGATGATATTGCCGATAAAGTTGAAATTGCTGGTCCAGGTTTTATTAATATTTTTCTAAAAAACAGTTGGATTGCCGAGCAAAACGAAATCGCATTAAACAGTGATAAACTCAATATTACTTTACCTGCTAAGCCACAAACAATTGTGGTTGACTATTCAGCGCCAAACGTCGCCAAAGAGATGCATGTTGGGCATTTGCGTTCAACCATCATTGGTGATGCCAGTGTGCGGGTATTATCTTTCTTAGGTCATAATGTTATTCGCGCTAATCATGTCGGTGACTGGGGCACACAATTTGGTATGTTGATTGCTTATCTTGAAAAGATGCAAAACGAACATGCCAATGATATGGAACTGTCAGATTTAGAATCTTTCTATCGTGCGGCCAAAAAACATTATGATGAAGATGAAGCCTTTGCCGAAAAAGCACGTAATTATGTGGTTAAATTACAAGGTGGTGATGAGTACTGTCGTGATATGTGGCGTAAGCTTGTTGATATTACCATGACACAAAACATCGCAACTTATAAACGATTAAATGTGACATTGACAGTTGAAGATACCATGGGTGAAAGCATTTATAACAGCATGCTACCGGGTATTGTTGCCGATCTTAAACAGAAAAAATTAGCGGTTGAGAGTGAAGGCGCCATTGTTGTATTTTTAGATGAGTATAAAAATAAAGAAGGCGAACCAATGGGCGTTATCATCCAAAAACGTGATGGTGGCTATCTGTATGCAACAACCGATATCGCTTGTGCCAAATACCGTTATGAAACGCTACACGCTGATCGCATTCTTTATTACACTGATTCTCGTCAACATCAACATTTAGAACAAGTTTGGACGATTGTACATAAAGCTAAATATGTTCCAGAATCATTAAAATTAGAACATCATATGTTTGGTATGATGCTGGGTAAAGATGGCAAACCATTTAAAACACGTTCGGGTGATACCGTAAAATTAAATGACTTGCTTGATGAAGCTTGTGAACGTGCAAGCTCACTTATACGTAGCAAAAATCCCGAACTGTCAGAAGCCGAGCTTAGCCAAATCGTTGATGCCGTTGCCATCGGTGCCGTTAAATATGCGGATCTTTCCAAAAATCGTACCACCGATTATGTATTTGATTGGGATAATATGTTGTCGTTCGAAGGAAATACTGCACCTTATTTACAATATGCTTATACTCGTGTGCTGTCTGTTTTTAGAAAGTCTGATATTTCTGAAGACAGCCTTACAGGCGATATAAGTTTGGGCAGCGACAAAGAACGTGCTTTAGCGACTCGTTTAATCCAATTTGATGAAGCGATCACTACTGTAGCAAACGAAGGCACGCCACATGTGCTTTGTGCTTATCTTTACGAAATTGCAACGCTATTTTCAAGCTTCTATGAAAACTGCCCTATCTTGACGGCTGAAAATGAAAACTTGAAACAAAGCCGCTTAAAATTGGCTTCGTTAACGGCTAAAACACTTAAAGTTGGTCTTGATATGTTAGGTATTAAAACCGTCGATAAGATGTAA
- the lexA gene encoding transcriptional repressor LexA, which yields MRPLTERQRQIYDLIKDNIQTTGMPPTRAEIAQKLGFRSANAAEEHLKALAKKGAIEMIAGSSRGIRLLLESQEEQNDFPGIPLIGQVAAGSPILAQEHIESHYQVDPSLFKPHADFLLRVHGMSMKDIGIIDGDLLAVHKTQDVKNGQVVVARIDDEVTVKRLSRKGKHVQLIAENEEFSPIEVDLEKQSFAIEGIAVGIIRNGSWM from the coding sequence ATGAGACCATTAACGGAACGCCAAAGACAGATTTATGATTTAATCAAAGATAATATTCAAACAACCGGAATGCCACCTACTCGAGCAGAAATCGCCCAAAAATTAGGATTTCGCTCAGCAAATGCAGCAGAAGAGCACCTAAAAGCGCTCGCCAAAAAAGGGGCAATTGAAATGATTGCTGGATCATCTCGAGGAATTCGCTTATTACTGGAAAGCCAAGAAGAACAGAATGATTTTCCAGGAATTCCGCTAATTGGACAAGTTGCAGCTGGTTCGCCGATTTTGGCTCAAGAACATATTGAAAGTCACTACCAAGTTGATCCATCTCTATTTAAACCTCATGCCGATTTTTTACTTAGAGTTCATGGCATGTCAATGAAAGACATAGGAATTATTGATGGTGACCTACTTGCTGTACATAAAACGCAAGATGTAAAAAATGGGCAAGTTGTGGTTGCTCGTATTGATGATGAAGTAACAGTTAAAAGACTTTCACGCAAAGGTAAACATGTACAATTAATTGCCGAAAACGAAGAGTTCTCACCTATCGAAGTTGATCTTGAAAAACAAAGTTTTGCAATTGAGGGAATTGCTGTTGGAATAATTCGTAATGGATCATGGATGTAA
- the coaE gene encoding dephospho-CoA kinase (Dephospho-CoA kinase (CoaE) performs the final step in coenzyme A biosynthesis.) has protein sequence MPYIVALSGGIASGKSTIANLFAQLGVPIIDADVIARQVVQIGTEAYKLIVKHFSQEILLPNNELDRSQLREIIFNNDHERLWLNNLLHPIIQEQTQIQIAQQTVAYVIWVVPLLVENNLHNFADRVLMVDTPEQLQLERLIQRDNIDKSLAQKMISSQISSKKRLTYADDIIVNNGDLTSLTAQVNKLHQQYLNNFNIKNG, from the coding sequence ATGCCTTATATTGTTGCTCTGAGTGGTGGAATTGCTAGCGGTAAAAGTACCATTGCTAACCTTTTTGCTCAGTTAGGTGTGCCTATTATTGATGCTGATGTGATTGCTAGGCAAGTTGTTCAAATAGGAACCGAAGCATATAAGCTGATTGTTAAACATTTTAGCCAAGAAATTTTATTACCCAATAATGAATTAGATCGTAGTCAATTAAGAGAAATTATTTTTAATAATGATCATGAAAGACTTTGGCTAAATAATTTGCTACATCCAATCATTCAAGAACAAACACAAATCCAAATTGCTCAGCAAACAGTCGCTTATGTAATTTGGGTTGTTCCCCTATTAGTTGAGAATAATTTACATAATTTTGCTGATAGAGTCTTAATGGTTGATACACCAGAACAGTTACAATTAGAGCGACTTATCCAGAGAGATAATATCGATAAATCGCTAGCACAGAAAATGATATCATCACAAATTTCTTCTAAAAAACGATTAACTTATGCTGATGATATCATTGTAAATAATGGTGATTTGACTTCATTAACCGCGCAAGTGAATAAATTGCATCAACAATATTTAAATAACTTTAATATTAAAAATGGTTAA
- the zapD gene encoding cell division protein ZapD — MDKIIFEHPLNEKMRTWLRIEFLLKQLNLHSHFDQNNALLFFHSLSELLEIIERNDVKSELIKEIETQKNKLLSWANIDGVDQVLLNNLISQFDEYLVKFNSVMRLGQALKDDRFITAIRQRLMIPGGCCSFDLPSFYLWLEQLQEKRDRQVQNWLQHLTVLDEALSCCMQMIRQMGEFKPFVYNSNFFQETSGEFNLIRIRVSLDKNVYPQVSGHMSRYSIRFIPLEASENTITEALEFELACC; from the coding sequence ATGGATAAGATTATTTTTGAACATCCACTAAATGAAAAGATGCGCACATGGTTACGTATTGAATTTTTGTTAAAGCAATTAAATTTGCACAGTCATTTTGATCAAAATAATGCGCTTTTATTTTTTCATTCTCTATCCGAATTATTAGAAATCATTGAACGTAATGATGTAAAAAGTGAACTAATCAAGGAAATCGAGACTCAAAAAAATAAACTTTTATCTTGGGCAAATATCGACGGTGTCGATCAAGTACTATTAAATAATTTAATTAGTCAATTTGATGAGTACTTAGTTAAATTCAATTCGGTTATGCGCCTAGGACAAGCTCTAAAAGATGACCGTTTTATTACTGCGATCCGTCAACGTTTAATGATCCCAGGCGGATGCTGTAGTTTCGATCTTCCATCTTTTTATTTATGGTTAGAACAGTTACAAGAAAAGCGCGATAGGCAAGTGCAAAACTGGTTACAACATTTGACAGTTCTTGATGAAGCTTTGTCATGTTGTATGCAAATGATTCGGCAAATGGGTGAATTTAAACCATTTGTTTATAATAGTAATTTTTTTCAAGAAACCAGTGGCGAGTTTAATTTAATTCGAATTCGAGTCTCATTGGATAAAAATGTTTATCCTCAAGTTTCAGGACATATGTCTCGTTATAGTATTCGATTTATACCACTTGAAGCTAGTGAAAATACTATTACTGAAGCATTAGAATTTGAATTAGCCTGTTGTTAA
- the yacG gene encoding DNA gyrase inhibitor YacG — MNKETIQFVKCPTCQKDVEWSDKNIYRPFCSKRCQLIDLGEWANEEHRIADNEISEQDLWSEDDLSNYVGKH; from the coding sequence ATGAATAAAGAAACTATCCAGTTTGTCAAATGTCCAACTTGTCAAAAGGATGTTGAGTGGTCAGACAAAAATATATATCGACCATTTTGTAGCAAGCGTTGTCAACTTATCGATCTTGGTGAGTGGGCTAATGAAGAACATCGCATTGCAGATAATGAGATATCCGAACAAGATCTTTGGAGTGAAGATGACCTTTCCAATTATGTAGGTAAACATTGA
- the tsaD gene encoding tRNA (adenosine(37)-N6)-threonylcarbamoyltransferase complex transferase subunit TsaD has product MKVLGIETSCDETGIAIYDDEQGLIANQLYSQIKLHADYGGVVPELASRDHIRKTVPLIQAALKEANLTSADIDGVAYTAGPGLVGALMVGASIGRSLAYAWNVPAVAVHHMEGHLLAPMLEDNPPQYPFVALLVSGGHTQLISVTGIGQYHLMGESIDDAAGEAFDKTAKLLGLDYPGGAKLSKLAEQGDSSRFHFPRPMTDRPGLDFSFSGLKTAAANTIHQYNQGVELDEQTKADIARAFEDALVDTLLIKSRRALEQTGFNRLVIAGGVSANKPLRNKLAELMAQRKGQVYYPRIEFCTDNGAMIAYAGMIHLKQQQYSDLAINVRPRWPLSELNVS; this is encoded by the coding sequence ATGAAAGTACTTGGAATCGAAACTTCATGTGATGAGACTGGTATTGCTATCTATGATGACGAGCAAGGCTTGATCGCTAACCAACTTTATTCGCAAATTAAATTACATGCTGATTATGGTGGGGTTGTACCTGAATTGGCTTCCCGTGATCATATTCGCAAAACTGTCCCCTTAATTCAAGCTGCATTAAAAGAAGCTAACTTGACATCGGCGGATATCGATGGCGTCGCTTATACGGCAGGGCCTGGTTTAGTGGGGGCTTTAATGGTTGGTGCATCAATAGGTCGTTCTCTTGCTTATGCTTGGAATGTTCCCGCTGTTGCAGTGCATCATATGGAAGGGCATTTACTTGCGCCAATGTTGGAAGATAATCCTCCGCAGTATCCGTTTGTGGCGTTACTTGTCTCTGGAGGGCATACACAGCTTATTAGTGTGACCGGTATTGGTCAATATCATTTAATGGGTGAATCTATCGATGATGCGGCTGGTGAAGCATTTGATAAAACAGCTAAATTACTTGGTTTAGACTATCCGGGTGGAGCTAAACTTTCGAAATTAGCTGAGCAAGGCGATTCTTCTCGATTTCATTTTCCTAGACCGATGACGGATCGTCCTGGACTGGATTTTAGTTTTTCAGGATTAAAAACGGCCGCGGCTAATACTATCCATCAATATAACCAAGGTGTTGAACTTGATGAACAGACTAAAGCCGATATTGCACGCGCGTTTGAAGATGCGTTAGTTGATACATTATTAATAAAATCTCGCCGAGCACTTGAGCAAACGGGTTTTAACCGCTTGGTAATTGCTGGTGGGGTAAGTGCCAATAAACCGTTACGTAATAAATTAGCTGAGCTGATGGCACAACGTAAAGGTCAGGTTTATTACCCTCGCATAGAGTTTTGTACAGATAATGGTGCGATGATTGCCTATGCAGGTATGATTCATCTTAAACAACAACAGTATAGTGATTTAGCGATTAATGTCCGACCAAGATGGCCGTTAAGCGAACTAAATGTGTCGTAA
- a CDS encoding DUF4282 domain-containing protein — MNKIVNSEKFSLGDFFFLKKMITPIFMTVIYWITLVLIAIGGLGMIFASFASFNYSFFGGMFALIGSIITLVVGVISARIGFELICVLFNINRNIEKLALNKDDNTNDSSNEQTIISQDKF; from the coding sequence ATGAATAAAATAGTAAATTCTGAGAAATTTTCACTAGGCGACTTTTTCTTTTTAAAAAAAATGATCACTCCAATATTCATGACTGTTATTTATTGGATAACATTAGTTTTGATCGCTATAGGCGGACTAGGTATGATTTTTGCTAGTTTTGCAAGTTTTAATTACAGCTTTTTTGGTGGAATGTTTGCACTTATCGGCAGTATTATTACTCTTGTAGTTGGAGTTATTTCAGCCAGAATTGGTTTTGAATTAATATGTGTTTTATTTAATATTAATCGTAACATCGAAAAATTAGCATTAAATAAAGATGATAATACCAATGATAGTTCAAATGAACAAACTATAATTAGCCAAGACAAATTTTAG